The genomic window tgcaccactgttacaatggtGTTGGGGTTGAgaggggcctggagatttttcatcctccaaaggggggccccacagaaaaagactgaggaCCACTGCTTTAGCTGGTCCCCAAGCCTGAATAAAGGGGGAGGGATGGAAttgggacattaaaaaaacaagaatCGACAGagtatttgtagttctaaacatatttagggggtttttatactcactttttgtctctagcacaatgttattcctctcttGTGCATcatcattacaattacatgcacatttccaACTATGCACATTAGGTGATGATGTTATTTAGCAACTTGTACAACTTTTAGGGCAGACAATAGACGCTTTcgttactgaggagttggaaacactgcttTTAAGAACCATAACAGGGCTGTAGAACtgtttcatgcaatttttcatccAGTTTGTAACATAGGTAAGTTAACATCTACAGGTTACAGCAGGCTGTGGAAGAGAAAATTACTAATAGTAAGCAtgccttttgttttctttttatctgTTTACCATTTCACTTTCAGTCTTGTCATTGCAATTCATCAGTTTGTTAGTGTTTAGGCATTTTATAGCCTGCATCATTTTAGGCCCTAGATTACACCACCCTGTCATaaaatatttgttgtttatgtttttgtgaataaTTTTCTCTTTGTCTTAGGAATTTCCCAAAAAAAGGTTCATGACACAAGAATTCAAAGAGCAAAATGCTTTGGAGGTCGATGGACGCTTACTCTGCCAGCATTTTCTTTGGGGAAGATGCATCAAGGTACAATAGATTCCCATATGTTTACAagaatacacacagaaatgtGCTGTCAGTTTTAAGTCTTGAATGgagattattattttgtattatattaatagatttattttcctgtttttttgttttgttttgttttttttatccatttcctGCAGGGTGATTTGTGTCAACTGGAGCATGTTCAAGGTTACAATGGCCTCATCAAGGAAGTGTGCAAATTTTATGTGCAAGGATTCTGCTTGAAAGGGGACAGTTGTCCATACATGCACAATATCCTTTAGTACAGgggtggcaaactcattttagttcaggggccacattcagctaaatttgatctgaagtgggccgaaccaggaggataataataacataatatgtatatatatatatatatatgtatatatatatatatatatatatatatatatatatatatatatatatatatatatatatatatatatatcatgtcaactccaaacttttctctatgttttagagcataaaaagtaaatttacattatgaaagggtttacatctacaaactatcctttcaaaagatgtgaagaacatgaacaaactgaaaaaataagtataattttaacaatattctgcctcagtttatcatttacacatgtacattataacttacagatcacagtggatctacaaacacacaaaacatttaataacaggcagaatattgttaacattacacttctcttaagaagtttcaggttgttcaaatttgttcaggtgattcactttttttgtgaaattacactttgttttagtgtaaatacatgaaaatatttacatttacaaagagaaaaatttggagttgtcattatttacaggggttggacaaaataatggaaacaccttaaaacatcaacaaaatataatttcatatggtgtaggtccgccttttgcggcaattacagcctcaattctccgaggtattgattcatacaacttgtgaattgtttccaaaggaattttaagccattcttcagttagaataccctccaactcttttagagacaatggTGGTGGAAAtagacgtcttacttgaatctctaaaactgaccataaatgctcaataatgttgaggtctggggactgtgccggccatacgagatgctcaacttcattagaatgttcctcatgccattctttaacaattctagctgtatggattggggcattatcatcttgaggtgaaggtgtttccattattttgtccaacccctgtagatagatagtattttactggtctgacccacttgaaattgaattggtctgaatgtggaacctgaactaaaaggactgttaatattttagtgtaatttttgcatttcacaaattcatcctaagggccggactggaccctttgttgggccggatttgtcccctgggccgcatgtttgacacctgtgctttagtagTAACTGTAGGGAACAACACTGTACTGTTAACTCCCTTTCTAAGGTTTCCTTTACTAAGCGGCACAGTCTTTCCCCTGCAAGTTTTTCCACAAACACGGAAGGTGCAACAGAGGAGATTGCAAATTTTCCCATGAACCGCTGACTGACGTCACTGAAAAACTGTTGGATGAGGTGAGTGTGCAGATATCCAGTCTGGGTGCTTAGAACATGTTGATATGCAGCGTGGTGTCCTGAAAAGGATGTTTGTCCCCCTGCAGGCAATAAAACGGTCAAATGACCTTATTGAACTGGTGAAGAAAGCTGAACAGGAGTCTGCAGGACAGTCAGAAAACACCCAGGGGTCTGAAATAACAGAGACTAACACCACTGCTGACTGGTTCATACAGCCTGTCAGGTAAGCACAACCATGTGGAAATAAATTCACAGAATCTTCCTGTTGTTGCCCTTATTCTGAAAAAGACAGTTTTCCAGGTTAGCTGCTTTCATGGCAGCTAATGAAACTGAACATTCTACTTtcatttattattacctccgccaggaggtattgggatcactgtgctttgtgtggttttttttttgtttgtttgtttgttagcaactttacgggaaaactattccaaccatctttaccaaattgtacccacagataggcctaggccctgggaccaacccattaaattttgggccaagtaggccaaagttcaaggtcagaAAATCTGGAatgttcctatctctcatcattgagcaatttttgaaaattcataaaaaattcaaaatgactccaattaatctccaatttgatccacccgtagcttagaacaatatcttgtatctggcacaaaattgtccacatccactgtggaatgtggactctgtggacatttacatttaacattgaaaatcccatttaccacacatttttcattataactcaacaaatattgattggaattgaatataatttgacatacacatgactggtaccaagcttcaacttcgtATGAAATATCGTTCTTCTTTCTGCACCAACTGGCATAAAAGCAgtcgtttaaccctttatagttcactcatagacatacgctgaaattcaacatttcaaccttagtgttttTGGAGGAAACAACAAGACTGTATTTACCTACAACgacagggaggttatgttttcatctgggtttgtctgtttgtttgtttgtttgtttgtttgtttgtttgtttgtttgttgttagcaagataactcaaaaagttatggatggaattggatgaaattttcagtaaatgttgatactggcacaaggaacaaatgattacattttggtggtgatgggggggctgatctgccttggcggagatctgcgctctccgagtgcttttctagttactccTGTTTACGTGTAGCGAAGCTTACTCTGAATCGGATTGTTTTGGGTGTGCATCTGTTCTAACATGAATGGAAATGAGAATATGCCTTCAATGTCATTTCATATTTACCTCAGATGTTAGCAGGCGGTATCAAactacattagaactaaacaacacCCACATTAAATGTTGTAATCACCCCTCAGCTGCCCCTTTTGACAATGTGGGCTGCCTTGCACCTACACCGCCCTCTACTTCCCTCACCTCATATGTTTCTCCTACCTGCCCCCATGACTATGCACTGACCCTGAAAGTTTCTACAGAGACAGTGGGAGTCAGAGATGATATGTAACAAAAGCTCAATTTAGTGTTAGCTTTAGCAGAATTACTTTCCTTTATCATCTGAAGTTTGTTGGTGTCTGGCGCTGTCTTACATGAAAGCAGtagttctcaaactgtggggcgggccccctagggaggcgtgaaggcttgccaggggggcatgggaCCACTCctggatgtttttttcttcttcaggttcgaacatgtatcaggtggaactaatgttttagcgtgggagcaccctggactcattttagggacgtacaacaaacaaatccactgccatggtgatctgtgactagactaaataaagagtttaggtttggagaaggGACAAAGATTTAACTGGAAAAGAAATATGTGCAATGTGTCTGTTTTTGCactgtttgtacagtttgcactttaatgttctgtaaTATTGTACCAAATGGAAAGCACTGTGGTGACTTTAAGTGTTTTAAAGGGCTCTACAAATCAATAttaattgattggttgattgatacctggaaacatggagactaaagttgggagaaagcaggagagtcctgtctgggatttatttggattggatggtgaagaagagaaaagatataaagaaactaaaattaaactaaaactaagcatttagaaaataatgaaaactaataaacactatcaaacctgctctcaaaactaattaaaactaactgaattagagaaaaatagtcaaaactaaataaaactaaactataatgaaaaatccaaactattaaaaccttggtaGGAACAGATGAAGACTGTTCATCATAAACATTCAAAGACAGTGTAGAGAATCTTTAGTACAAGGACATCTAGATCCAGATCACATTTCAGTGTCAGGTGCACATGCTTTATTATGTATGTGCATGCAGTGATAACATTTCTGTTTCTATGTCAAAGGAACTATCATACTGATGTTCTCGTTTTCTTCCAGACCCAACTTTTACAGCAGCTCAGAGGTGAACACTGAGAAGGAAACTGGTCAACGCAAAGACCTGCTTCATCCTACAGAGGATGACTCCCCACCACATCTAGCAGATGACGACCAGCCTCACGAGTCTCCACCAAAAGAGCCAGTTTGTTATTCAGTTGAAGCTGTGCTTGGACCTCAGCTCTTCAAACCTTTCCGGGGTCTCTTTACGACTCCTTCATCCGACTTTGCGTCAGGTTCTCCAAATCAAAGTGAAGCTCCGTATTCTGTCAGCGCTGTTCTCAAGTCATTTAAATCAGGGGATAGTGAAAGCTTTAGCCTCTCATGTGAACCTCCTTTTGGACAAACTGTATTATCTACACTGAAAACTGAACCCAAACAGGTCTCTGATCCTATCCTGTGttcagaaaaaaaatgtgaacctgtTCACTTTCAGGAAAAAACCTACAAGAGCCTATTATCCAAGAAAGTGAATACAAATATGTGCCCTGGTCTCACTGTGGGCTCTGGGGATAAAGAACAGTGTGGCGCTTTGGCAGAGTCTCTGAAACCAGCTCAGAGGCCTACCAGTGATGTCAAGTCACAGATGCATGTGTCAGCATCTGCAGAAATCGAAGGAGGCGTCAAAGAAGGACCTGTTAGTGAAGGAGGTTCTTCATTTAATcagagaaaagacaaaaacttCCTGTCTTTTGATGCTGCAGGCACTGCAGACTGTAACGATGAATCACTTCCTTCAAATTCTTTTACTCAGACATCCACTCCTAAACCTCACCTCTCTGACTCTAGTTCCTCCATAAAACCTTTTTGCCCCTCTTCCATTTTCAGAGAGTCTAAATGTAGAGATGTTTCCACCAGAACCACTGATGCAGAAAACTGTCTTAGTAATCTGCCCACTGAGATCCACCAAAACCCAAATCATGGTGTGAAACAACATCATCCTACTGAACTGAGCTGTAGGAATAGCAGATCCAGTAAGACCCCGACAGCGGCCTTCCGGAGCCTCTTTGCAACCCCGATCACGAGCACTTTGCAGCCTGGTCCCAGAGACCTTGACCAGTCTGGTTTCCCAGCTCCATCCGAACCTGAAGACAATCGTGATAAAAACACCACTCCAAACCCTTCTGCCACATCCTTCATCAGCCTTTTTGCTACTCCTCTTAGAGAATCAGCCACTTCTCTCCCACACCTGCAGTCTCAGTCCAGTTTTTCTAGGACTTCCTCCTGTTTTCGAGAGGCAAACCAGCGATCCGACCCCCGTGCACCCCATTCATCAGACCCCAAACTGAGATCTCCTGTTGAACCACTACCTGACAGAACCACTGCAAGGATCTCTCACCAAACCAGATCACCAAAtcctaaaaagaaaaatgaagacgGTCCAGCTGAGCTCATAATTCAGCCTAAAAGGCAGGTGGTGAATTCTGCGCATACCCTCACATCAGATTCTTGTAGTGAGACCTCCAAGAGCCGGACTCCACAGACCCAGATCCAGTTTTCATCTGACAAAGGTAAGAACAAGCCTACgaattaaagcagtgtttttcaaccttggggttggaaccccacatggggtcacctggaattcaaatggagtcacctgaaatttctagtaattgatgaaaatttttaaaaaaattagtaaaaaaatatatagtgaattgacagagacaatcccaatccataaaagacatgacaaactctgaagctgaaactgtggttctgtttatctttcaaatgttcattgtggtcgttttcagatgctgcagctctttcataattcatagtttgagttcttgtttgttcagtattaactgtcagccttgtaaatcacagctggactgactgtacatatcctgaccaaggaaaatagaattctccctttgtgcagtaatctacacctggatttactgcctccatccatacattatatagactaaatgtcctctaaaattgtttgtttggaacatagtatagcaaactattacatgattaaaaacaaattaattttagtaacaaaaaaaagtttccattttgaatgtctggggtcaccagaaatttgtgatgttaaaatggggtcacgagccaaaaaaggttgggaagcactgaaTTAAAGTGTGAAAAGTATTGGTGAAACATGTggctactgattttttttttaattcaatttgaAGAAGCAGTTCTTACAAGGTCAGTCCTGAGAAGCCTTTTCCTGCATCTGAGCCCCTATCAGCAGGATGGACCACAACAAGGCAGCATCCCTTCAGGTCTGCTGGAGTTATTGAAGTATATCTGTTTTCAACGccccatgttgttgttttttttcgacAGAATAATCATCTGATACTATTTTTGATGTCCTTCAGAAtgtgaaaagacagacaaaagcaATGCAGATTGTGTGTTTGAGGAGCAGCAAAAAAAGAATCAAAGAAAGGCTAAACGAAAAAAGAGCAAGGTAAGACATTTACTGTAGAAATGAAAAATAACGGATGTCACCACTAGAAGATAAGAGGTCGACTGTACCCAGCTGTGATGGAGAGTTGACTGTGAAACAGGATGTGGTAGAAACCTGTTTGTAGGCACATATTTCATCTAGGTGATAACTGAACACCGGCGTAACAGTTTCTGCAGGTTTTGACGACAAAAATTTAATAGGCCGAgttaaaaagaaacatgtataaatccactgtaataacaaattatagaacattatagaagtacgcataaaatacgatattgtagttaattggttatcatgataagaagatactatcatatttattgatcattgttgttacgctcggtctaggggttgctgAAACGCAACATGGTGTGaaactcccctccctccatgtcccttaacaaacaggagcaaatgaacaaaatgaccagcaaccacgcCACTGcaatatgagatatttatttacaaaaaagaaaaattaaatcaggtaagggaatcataatagtctacaaacacaaaagaaagaaaccaaaatacatcaatcttacccaacaaaaaacttaaagaaaCAGATTCCCTCCTTCTATAGCTGATTtcacaaagttctaacaaaaatgacaaaaggctggtctgcacccggggggggggggggtgtctcctGGGAGGAAGGAAGATCTGGCTTTAAATTTTCCAGTTCATCTGTGAGGCACCAAGCAGAAGCAGCCAGCACACCAacaccactcctgcagctcatcctcaatcaaCTGCTATCTGTTTGGAGGGAAagacagaacacacccacacacagaagagaacagaaaaaaactagaaaaatataacagaatcacaaatgaaacaGCCCATTACAGAATAGAAGAAAACACTAACCCTTAACAATTGTATTAGGAATAAATATctgaagtgcatataaatattacagtttatattaaaaacggttgattattgcaaatctgattgtgtatgaggtgactaaaaaagtatatgaatggtttgtatggatgttttgtgttattgtaagaaTATAccgaggaaaatgtgtgttaacaaagcaaaggaagctacgagggccgttcaataagttcatggcctcacccagaaatactggttgttataatacaggatgttacattctttcgtgatgggatagtgatgcttgaacatcgatggaccaagtgcattgctgtaaatggagattatgttgaaaaataaaatataaattatcagtctgtgttgttctgttctgggtgaggccatgaacttattgaacggccctcgtagtttgattattagtttgtaaaaagggggtgggagtcaataagtaatacttctgcccactccttttcgagcgcagaaaaactgtatttattttttttaccatgttgtatgattctttgttatctgatgattctatgtgctcgaaataaaactactgcTACTTAACTACTACTACATAAAAACAAAGGCACGATGTTAGTGTAAACACAGTGGCCTCATTCACAGCAGTGCATCCCTGAACTGTTTAAAGTGTGCAGATGAACATTTTACTCAGAAATGCACCATTCATCTATGTTCTTCATTGGGTTGTTCATACTGTGCAAACAAATGCAGCACTTCCTCAGACGAGGTGATTCCCAGTCAGAGCAGAGCCTTTCTGTGCACAGTTTGCACCAGTTTCCTCCTGGTGCTCCAGTTTTTAGAATAGCTCAATGCCTTTTACCAAGGGACTGGTGTGGGTCCCCGAGTGCATTTTACAAAATGTTGAGTTTTtgagttttcctctagttttgtCTGGCTTCTGGACACTTAGGctgtgtgtgatggctttttgtaGTTATCTGACTagagcagggattaaagttctccgtcaccacgacggatttccgtcaaatggaaaaattgagggaaaaaagtcatattgaagtaacttccccacatgtttcgcggagtccagtcggaactgcgatcctgtcctgggtctgcaggtgtttaacacacacacacacacacacacacacacacacagggggctggtaggtttaacagtgatgataataagatgacttctttatttttatgtcgggaggagagattgatgactatttctctttggaaggaaacgctgctcattctgtgcctcagaaacacatggacaagttcagctttaccgaagttcagcctcc from Sphaeramia orbicularis chromosome 1, fSphaOr1.1, whole genome shotgun sequence includes these protein-coding regions:
- the LOC115426401 gene encoding uncharacterized protein LOC115426401 isoform X5, whose amino-acid sequence is MAFSNLFASLSAVSEDVRTSCQPALKQMDKAENGQRGRGRKRKNPNEQTGSCRKRQHFSNQTAGIYNAKEGMKAEDYQRHMTNNEFKTDSFRRQVEKNNRDTPKVNNMGQKDQTKNNQYVNKQHQQKKMKRKQRNLSQQTNGRNEHRQTRQTARKGGPGGRSENIKKEFPKKRFMTQEFKEQNALEVDGRLLCQHFLWGRCIKGDLCQLEHVQGYNGLIKEVCKFYVQGFCLKGDSCPYMHKSFPCKFFHKHGRCNRGDCKFSHEPLTDVTEKLLDEAIKRSNDLIELVKKAEQESAGQSENTQGSEITETNTTADWFIQPVRPNFYSSSEVNTEKETGQRKDLLHPTEDDSPPHLADDDQPHESPPKEPVCYSVEAVLGPQLFKPFRGLFTTPSSDFASGSPNQSEAPYSVSAVLKSFKSGDSESFSLSCEPPFGQTVLSTLKTEPKQVSDPILCSEKKCEPVHFQEKTYKSLLSKKVNTNMCPGLTVGSGDKEQCGALAESLKPAQRPTSDVKSQMHVSASAEIEGGVKEGPVSEGGSSFNQRKDKNFLSFDAAGTADCNDESLPSNSFTQTSTPKPHLSDSSSSIKPFCPSSIFRESKCRDVSTRTTDAENCLSNLPTEIHQNPNHGVKQHHPTELSCRNSRSSKTPTAAFRSLFATPITSTLQPGPRDLDQSGFPAPSEPEDNRDKNTTPNPSATSFISLFATPLRESATSLPHLQSQSSFSRTSSCFREANQRSDPRAPHSSDPKLRSPVEPLPDRTTARISHQTRSPNPKKKNEDGPAELIIQPKRQVVNSAHTLTSDSCSETSKSRTPQTQIQFSSDKEAVLTRSVLRSLFLHLSPYQQDGPQQGSIPSECEKTDKSNADCVFEEQQKKNQRKAKRKKSKSCTMSQSQRKNNGFTVHLG
- the LOC115426401 gene encoding uncharacterized protein LOC115426401 isoform X2, translated to MAFSNLFASLSAVSEDVRTSCQPALKQMDKAENGQRGRGRKRKNPNEQTGSCRKRQHFSNQTAGIYNAKEGMKAEDYQRHMTNNEFKTDSFRRQVEKNNRDTPKVNNMGQKDQTKNNQYVNKQHQQKKMKRKQRNLSQQTNGRNEHRQTRQTARKGGPGGRSENIKKEFPKKRFMTQEFKEQNALEVDGRLLCQHFLWGRCIKGDLCQLEHVQGYNGLIKEVCKFYVQGFCLKGDSCPYMHKSFPCKFFHKHGRCNRGDCKFSHEPLTDVTEKLLDEAIKRSNDLIELVKKAEQESAGQSENTQGSEITETNTTADWFIQPVRPNFYSSSEVNTEKETGQRKDLLHPTEDDSPPHLADDDQPHESPPKEPVCYSVEAVLGPQLFKPFRGLFTTPSSDFASGSPNQSEAPYSVSAVLKSFKSGDSESFSLSCEPPFGQTVLSTLKTEPKQVSDPILCSEKKCEPVHFQEKTYKSLLSKKVNTNMCPGLTVGSGDKEQCGALAESLKPAQRPTSDVKSQMHVSASAEIEGGVKEGPVSEGGSSFNQRKDKNFLSFDAAGTADCNDESLPSNSFTQTSTPKPHLSDSSSSIKPFCPSSIFRESKCRDVSTRTTDAENCLSNLPTEIHQNPNHGVKQHHPTELSCRNSRSSKTPTAAFRSLFATPITSTLQPGPRDLDQSGFPAPSEPEDNRDKNTTPNPSATSFISLFATPLRESATSLPHLQSQSSFSRTSSCFREANQRSDPRAPHSSDPKLRSPVEPLPDRTTARISHQTRSPNPKKKNEDGPAELIIQPKRQVVNSAHTLTSDSCSETSKSRTPQTQIQFSSDKEAVLTRSVLRSLFLHLSPYQQDGPQQGSIPSEPLSCASIRTPAPSSVTDRKTDEQTWTTLKNQPFQPLKQPHIADSGLKLNRQD
- the LOC115426401 gene encoding uncharacterized protein LOC115426401 isoform X3; the protein is MAFSNLFASLSAVSEDVRTSCQPALKQMDKAENGQRGRGRKRKNPNEQTGSCRKRQHFSNQTAGIYNAKEGMKAEDYQRHMTNNEFKTDSFRRQVEKNNRDTPKVNNMGQKDQTKNNQYVNKQHQQKKMKRKQRNLSQQTNGRNEHRQTRQTARKGGPGGRSENIKKEFPKKRFMTQEFKEQNALEVDGRLLCQHFLWGRCIKGDLCQLEHVQGYNGLIKEVCKFYVQGFCLKGDSCPYMHKSFPCKFFHKHGRCNRGDCKFSHEPLTDVTEKLLDEAIKRSNDLIELVKKAEQESAGQSENTQGSEITETNTTADWFIQPVRPNFYSSSEVNTEKETGQRKDLLHPTEDDSPPHLADDDQPHESPPKEPVCYSVEAVLGPQLFKPFRGLFTTPSSDFASGSPNQSEAPYSVSAVLKSFKSGDSESFSLSCEPPFGQTVLSTLKTEPKQVSDPILCSEKKCEPVHFQEKTYKSLLSKKVNTNMCPGLTVGSGDKEQCGALAESLKPAQRPTSDVKSQMHVSASAEIEGGVKEGPVSEGGSSFNQRKDKNFLSFDAAGTADCNDESLPSNSFTQTSTPKPHLSDSSSSIKPFCPSSIFRESKCRDVSTRTTDAENCLSNLPTEIHQNPNHGVKQHHPTELSCRNSRSSKTPTAAFRSLFATPITSTLQPGPRDLDQSGFPAPSEPEDNRDKNTTPNPSATSFISLFATPLRESATSLPHLQSQSSFSRTSSCFREANQRSDPRAPHSSDPKLRSPVEPLPDRTTARISHQTRSPNPKKKNEDGPAELIIQPKRQVVNSAHTLTSDSCSETSKSRTPQTQIQFSSDKAVLTRSVLRSLFLHLSPYQQDGPQQGSIPSEPLSCASIRTPAPSSVTDRKTDEQTWTTLKNQPFQPLKQPHIADSGLKLNRQD
- the LOC115426401 gene encoding uncharacterized protein LOC115426401 isoform X1 codes for the protein MAFSNLFASLSAVSEDVRTSCQPALKQMDKAENGQRGRGRKRKNPNEQTGSCRKRQHFSNQTAGIYNAKEGMKAEDYQRHMTNNEFKTDSFRRQVEKNNRDTPKVNNMGQKDQTKNNQYVNKQHQQKKMKRKQRNLSQQTNGRNEHRQTRQTARKGGPGGRSENIKKEFPKKRFMTQEFKEQNALEVDGRLLCQHFLWGRCIKGDLCQLEHVQGYNGLIKEVCKFYVQGFCLKGDSCPYMHKSFPCKFFHKHGRCNRGDCKFSHEPLTDVTEKLLDEAIKRSNDLIELVKKAEQESAGQSENTQGSEITETNTTADWFIQPVRPNFYSSSEVNTEKETGQRKDLLHPTEDDSPPHLADDDQPHESPPKEPVCYSVEAVLGPQLFKPFRGLFTTPSSDFASGSPNQSEAPYSVSAVLKSFKSGDSESFSLSCEPPFGQTVLSTLKTEPKQVSDPILCSEKKCEPVHFQEKTYKSLLSKKVNTNMCPGLTVGSGDKEQCGALAESLKPAQRPTSDVKSQMHVSASAEIEGGVKEGPVSEGGSSFNQRKDKNFLSFDAAGTADCNDESLPSNSFTQTSTPKPHLSDSSSSIKPFCPSSIFRESKCRDVSTRTTDAENCLSNLPTEIHQNPNHGVKQHHPTELSCRNSRSSKTPTAAFRSLFATPITSTLQPGPRDLDQSGFPAPSEPEDNRDKNTTPNPSATSFISLFATPLRESATSLPHLQSQSSFSRTSSCFREANQRSDPRAPHSSDPKLRSPVEPLPDRTTARISHQTRSPNPKKKNEDGPAELIIQPKRQVVNSAHTLTSDSCSETSKSRTPQTQIQFSSDKGKAVLTRSVLRSLFLHLSPYQQDGPQQGSIPSEPLSCASIRTPAPSSVTDRKTDEQTWTTLKNQPFQPLKQPHIADSGLKLNRQD
- the LOC115426401 gene encoding uncharacterized protein LOC115426401 isoform X9, with translation MAFSNLFASLSAVSEDVRTSCQPALKQMDKAENGQRGRGRKRKNPNEQTGSCRKRQHFSNQTAGIYNAKEGMKAEDYQRHMTNNEFKTDSFRRQVEKNNRDTPKVNNMGQKDQTKNNQYVNKQHQQKKMKRKQRNLSQQTNGRNEHRQTRQTARKGGPGGRSENIKKEFPKKRFMTQEFKEQNALEVDGRLLCQHFLWGRCIKGDLCQLEHVQGYNGLIKEVCKFYVQGFCLKGDSCPYMHKSFPCKFFHKHGRCNRGDCKFSHEPLTDVTEKLLDEAIKRSNDLIELVKKAEQESAGQSENTQGSEITETNTTADWFIQPVRPNFYSSSEVNTEKETGQRKDLLHPTEDDSPPHLADDDQPHESPPKEPVCYSVEAVLGPQLFKPFRGLFTTPSSDFASGSPNQSEAPYSVSAVLKSFKSGDSESFSLSCEPPFGQTVLSTLKTEPKQVSDPILCSEKKCEPVHFQEKTYKSLLSKKVNTNMCPGLTVGSGDKEQCGALAESLKPAQRPTSDVKSQMHVSASAEIEGGVKEGPVSEGGSSFNQRKDKNFLSFDAAGTADCNDESLPSNSFTQTSTPKPHLSDSSSSIKPFCPSSIFRESKCRDVSTRTTDAENCLSNLPTEIHQNPNHGVKQHHPTELSCRNSRSSKTPTAAFRSLFATPITSTLQPGPRDLDQSGFPAPSEPEDNRDKNTTPNPSATSFISLFATPLRESATSLPHLQSQSSFSRTSSCFREANQRSDPRAPHSSDPKLRSPVEPLPDRTTARISHQTRSPNPKKKNEDGPAELIIQPKRQVVNSAHTLTSDSCSETSKSRTPQTQIQFSSDKAVLTRSVLRSLFLHLSPYQQDGPQQGSIPSEPQPPPQ
- the LOC115426401 gene encoding uncharacterized protein LOC115426401 isoform X4 encodes the protein MAFSNLFASLSAVSEDVRTSCQPALKQMDKAENGQRGRGRKRKNPNEQTGSCRKRQHFSNQTAGIYNAKEGMKAEDYQRHMTNNEFKTDSFRRQVEKNNRDTPKVNNMGQKDQTKNNQYVNKQHQQKKMKRKQRNLSQQTNGRNEHRQTRQTARKGGPGGRSENIKKEFPKKRFMTQEFKEQNALEVDGRLLCQHFLWGRCIKGDLCQLEHVQGYNGLIKEVCKFYVQGFCLKGDSCPYMHKSFPCKFFHKHGRCNRGDCKFSHEPLTDVTEKLLDEAIKRSNDLIELVKKAEQESAGQSENTQGSEITETNTTADWFIQPVRPNFYSSSEVNTEKETGQRKDLLHPTEDDSPPHLADDDQPHESPPKEPVCYSVEAVLGPQLFKPFRGLFTTPSSDFASGSPNQSEAPYSVSAVLKSFKSGDSESFSLSCEPPFGQTVLSTLKTEPKQVSDPILCSEKKCEPVHFQEKTYKSLLSKKVNTNMCPGLTVGSGDKEQCGALAESLKPAQRPTSDVKSQMHVSASAEIEGGVKEGPVSEGGSSFNQRKDKNFLSFDAAGTADCNDESLPSNSFTQTSTPKPHLSDSSSSIKPFCPSSIFRESKCRDVSTRTTDAENCLSNLPTEIHQNPNHGVKQHHPTELSCRNSRSSKTPTAAFRSLFATPITSTLQPGPRDLDQSGFPAPSEPEDNRDKNTTPNPSATSFISLFATPLRESATSLPHLQSQSSFSRTSSCFREANQRSDPRAPHSSDPKLRSPVEPLPDRTTARISHQTRSPNPKKKNEDGPAELIIQPKRQVVNSAHTLTSDSCSETSKSRTPQTQIQFSSDKGKAVLTRSVLRSLFLHLSPYQQDGPQQGSIPSECEKTDKSNADCVFEEQQKKNQRKAKRKKSKSCTMSQSQRKNNGFTVHLG